The following proteins come from a genomic window of Pseudomonas cichorii:
- a CDS encoding alpha/beta hydrolase: MNHEAFWLDASDNTRLHVNAWLPADTPKAVVMLSHGMAEHGGRYERLGTALNVAGIALYAHDQRGHGLTAANGEQGHFADKDGWSKVVGDLATLSQTIGQKHPGLPLFLLGHSMGSYIAQAYLMHHGASLQGAILSGSNFQPVSLYRSARQIARLERWRQGPKGRSALIEWLSFGSFNKAFKPARTRFDWLSRDHEEVDKYLFDPLCGFRCTNQLWFDLLGGLQKISKPSNLKQIDPGLPLLIIGGECDPVSDGKRLKDLAHALGKAGHQVVQLEIYPEARHELLNETNRDDVTRDLIDWLLRSLEQPRPHRAE, encoded by the coding sequence ATGAACCACGAAGCCTTCTGGCTCGATGCCAGTGATAACACCCGTCTGCATGTCAATGCATGGCTTCCGGCAGATACGCCAAAAGCCGTCGTGATGCTGTCTCACGGCATGGCAGAACACGGTGGTCGTTATGAAAGGCTGGGCACGGCACTGAATGTGGCTGGCATCGCGTTGTATGCCCATGATCAGCGAGGACACGGGCTGACGGCCGCCAACGGGGAACAGGGTCATTTCGCGGACAAGGACGGCTGGAGCAAAGTGGTGGGCGACCTGGCAACCCTGAGCCAGACCATTGGCCAGAAACACCCTGGCCTGCCGCTGTTCCTGCTGGGCCACAGCATGGGCAGCTACATTGCCCAGGCGTATCTGATGCACCACGGCGCCAGCCTGCAAGGCGCGATTCTCAGTGGCTCGAATTTCCAGCCGGTTTCGCTCTATCGCAGTGCTCGCCAGATTGCGCGCCTGGAACGCTGGCGCCAGGGGCCCAAGGGGCGTAGCGCCCTGATCGAATGGCTGTCGTTCGGCTCGTTCAACAAGGCATTCAAACCAGCACGCACACGCTTCGACTGGCTCAGCCGCGACCATGAAGAAGTCGACAAGTACCTCTTCGATCCTCTTTGCGGTTTTCGCTGCACCAATCAGTTATGGTTCGATCTGCTCGGCGGGCTGCAGAAAATCAGCAAGCCGTCCAACCTGAAACAGATCGACCCGGGCCTGCCGTTGCTGATAATTGGCGGCGAATGTGATCCGGTGAGCGATGGGAAGCGTCTGAAAGATCTTGCTCATGCATTGGGAAAGGCAGGTCATCAAGTCGTGCAACTTGAGATCTACCCCGAGGCGCGACATGAACTGCTCAATGAAACCAATCGCGATGACGTTACCCGTGATTTGATCGACTGGCTGCTGCGCTCACTCGAACAACCACGTCCGCACCGGGCCGAATGA
- a CDS encoding MaoC family dehydratase → MTQVTNTPYEALEVGQTASYSKTVEERDIQLFAAMSGDHNPVHLDAEYASKTMFKERIAHGMFSGALISAAVACELPGPGTIYIGQQMSFQKPVKLGDTLTVRLEILEKLPKFRVRIATRVFNQNDELVVDGEAEILAPRKQQTVDLTVLPEITFG, encoded by the coding sequence ATGACCCAGGTCACCAACACACCTTACGAAGCACTTGAAGTCGGTCAGACTGCCAGCTACAGCAAAACGGTGGAAGAACGTGATATTCAGCTGTTCGCCGCGATGTCGGGCGATCACAACCCGGTCCATCTGGACGCCGAATATGCTTCAAAGACCATGTTCAAGGAGCGTATCGCTCATGGCATGTTCAGTGGTGCGTTGATCAGTGCGGCAGTGGCCTGCGAGTTGCCTGGACCGGGCACTATCTATATCGGCCAGCAGATGAGCTTCCAGAAGCCGGTGAAACTGGGCGATACCCTGACCGTACGCCTGGAAATCCTGGAAAAGCTGCCGAAATTCCGCGTGCGCATCGCGACCCGCGTATTCAACCAGAACGATGAGCTGGTGGTGGATGGCGAAGCGGAAATCCTTGCTCCTCGCAAGCAGCAGACCGTTGACCTGACCGTGCTGCCGGAAATCACCTTCGGCTGA
- the ccoM gene encoding cytochrome c oxidase subunit CcoM, producing the protein MFLDNVVVAGVVTVGLMLVFFAGFGLFIWKDSQKRK; encoded by the coding sequence ATGTTTCTGGACAATGTGGTTGTCGCAGGTGTCGTCACCGTCGGCCTGATGCTTGTTTTCTTCGCAGGCTTCGGACTTTTCATCTGGAAGGACTCGCAAAAGCGCAAGTAA
- the rapA gene encoding RNA polymerase-associated protein RapA encodes MAQQYQPGQRWISDSEAELGLGTVLAQDGRLLTVLYPATGDTRQYALRNAPLTRVRFSPGDVITHFENWKMTVREVEDVDGLLVYHGLNAQNAAVTLPETQLSNFIQFRLATDRLFAGQIDPLAWFSLRYNTLEHTSRQLQSSLWGLGGVRAQPIAHQLHIAREVADRIAPRVLLADEVGLGKTIEAGLVIHRQLLSGRASRILILVPENLQHQWLVEMRRRFNLQVALFDAERFIESDAGNPFEDTQLALVALEWLVEDEKAQDALFAAGWDLMVVDEAHHLVWHEEKVSPEYSLVEQLAEVIPGVLLLTATPEQLGQDSHFARLRLLDPNRFHDLQAFRAESENYRPVAEAVQELLDKGKLSDKAHQTIHGFLGAEGESLLSAVNAGDEEAKARLIRELLDRHGTGRVLFRNTRAAVQGFPERQLHQYPLPCPAEYLELPLGEHADLYPEVSFQSQPEITEEERWWRFDPRVDWLIDTLKMLKRVKVLVICAHAETAMDLEDALRVRSGIPATVFHEGMNILERDRAAAYFADEEFGAQVLICSEIGSEGRNFQFSHHLVLFDLPAHPDLLEQRIGRLDRIGQKHTIELHVPFLETSPQARLFQWYHEALNAFLNTCPTGNALQHQFGPRLLPLLESGDDDEWQSLIDEARTERERLESELHTGRDRLLELNSGGAGEGEALVEAILEQDDQFTLPIYMETLFDAFGIDSEDHSENALILKPSEKMLDASFPLGDDEGVTITYDRNQALSREDMQFITWEHPMVQGGMDLVLSGSMGNTSVALIKNKALKPGTVLLELIYVSEVVAPRSLQLGRYLPPAALRCLLDANGNDLASRVSFSTLNDQLESVPRASANKFIQAQRDVLTPRINAGEERIAPKHAERVAEAQRRLAADTEEELARLTALQAVNPTVRDSELVALRNQREQGLAMLEKAALRLEAIRVLVAG; translated from the coding sequence ATGGCGCAGCAGTATCAACCGGGGCAACGCTGGATTAGCGACAGCGAAGCCGAGCTGGGTTTGGGCACCGTTCTGGCACAGGATGGCCGCTTATTGACCGTGCTCTATCCGGCCACTGGCGACACGCGTCAATACGCACTGCGTAATGCTCCATTGACCCGGGTACGTTTTTCTCCGGGCGATGTGATCACGCACTTCGAGAACTGGAAGATGACCGTACGGGAAGTCGAGGATGTCGACGGGCTGCTGGTCTACCACGGCCTCAACGCACAGAACGCAGCCGTTACCCTTCCGGAAACCCAGTTGTCGAACTTCATTCAGTTCCGCCTGGCTACCGACCGCCTGTTCGCCGGGCAGATCGACCCGCTGGCGTGGTTCTCCCTGCGTTATAACACCCTTGAGCACACCAGCCGTCAGTTGCAGTCCTCTCTGTGGGGTCTGGGCGGCGTGCGTGCCCAACCTATCGCTCACCAGTTGCACATTGCCCGTGAAGTCGCTGACCGCATCGCGCCACGGGTTCTGCTGGCAGACGAAGTAGGCCTGGGTAAAACCATCGAAGCAGGCCTGGTGATCCATCGCCAGCTGCTTTCAGGCCGCGCCAGCCGCATCCTGATCCTGGTCCCGGAAAACCTTCAGCACCAGTGGCTGGTTGAAATGCGTCGTCGCTTCAACCTGCAGGTCGCCCTGTTCGACGCCGAGCGTTTCATCGAAAGCGATGCCGGTAACCCGTTCGAGGACACTCAGTTGGCGCTGGTCGCCCTGGAGTGGCTGGTCGAGGACGAAAAAGCCCAGGATGCCCTGTTTGCCGCAGGCTGGGACCTGATGGTGGTCGACGAAGCCCACCACCTGGTCTGGCACGAAGAAAAGGTCAGCCCCGAATACTCGCTGGTCGAGCAACTGGCCGAAGTCATTCCCGGCGTCCTGCTGCTGACCGCAACCCCTGAGCAACTGGGCCAGGACAGCCACTTTGCCCGCCTGCGCCTGCTGGACCCGAACCGCTTCCACGACCTGCAGGCCTTCCGCGCCGAAAGCGAAAACTATCGTCCGGTCGCCGAAGCCGTTCAGGAACTGCTGGACAAGGGCAAGCTGTCGGACAAGGCCCACCAGACCATTCATGGCTTCCTGGGCGCCGAAGGTGAAAGCCTGCTGAGCGCCGTGAACGCTGGCGATGAAGAAGCAAAGGCGCGCCTGATCCGCGAGTTACTGGATCGCCATGGCACCGGCCGCGTGCTTTTCCGGAATACCCGTGCTGCCGTTCAGGGCTTCCCTGAGCGTCAGTTGCATCAGTATCCGCTGCCCTGCCCTGCCGAATACCTGGAACTGCCACTGGGCGAGCATGCCGACCTGTACCCGGAAGTCAGCTTCCAGTCGCAGCCGGAGATCACCGAAGAAGAACGCTGGTGGCGCTTCGACCCACGGGTTGACTGGCTGATCGACACCCTCAAGATGCTCAAGCGCGTCAAGGTACTGGTCATCTGCGCCCATGCCGAAACCGCCATGGACCTGGAAGACGCGCTGCGCGTGCGTTCCGGCATCCCGGCCACCGTGTTCCACGAAGGCATGAACATTCTGGAGCGCGACCGCGCAGCGGCCTATTTTGCCGATGAAGAATTCGGAGCACAGGTTCTGATCTGTTCGGAAATCGGCAGTGAAGGCCGCAACTTCCAGTTCTCCCATCATCTGGTGCTGTTCGATCTGCCAGCGCACCCGGACCTGCTGGAGCAGCGTATCGGCCGTCTGGACCGTATCGGCCAGAAGCACACCATCGAGCTGCATGTCCCCTTCCTGGAAACCAGCCCGCAAGCGCGTCTGTTCCAGTGGTATCACGAAGCGCTCAATGCCTTCCTCAATACCTGCCCGACCGGCAACGCCCTGCAACACCAGTTCGGCCCGCGCCTGCTGCCGCTGCTGGAAAGCGGTGACGACGATGAATGGCAGAGCCTGATCGACGAAGCCCGCACCGAGCGTGAGCGTCTGGAAAGCGAACTGCATACCGGTCGTGACCGCCTGCTGGAACTCAACTCCGGCGGCGCTGGCGAAGGTGAAGCACTGGTGGAGGCGATTCTGGAGCAGGACGACCAGTTCACCCTGCCGATCTACATGGAAACCCTGTTCGACGCCTTTGGTATCGACAGTGAAGACCATTCGGAAAACGCCCTGATCCTCAAGCCGAGCGAAAAAATGCTCGACGCCAGCTTCCCGCTGGGCGACGACGAAGGCGTGACCATCACTTACGACCGCAACCAGGCGCTGTCTCGCGAAGACATGCAGTTCATTACCTGGGAACACCCGATGGTTCAGGGCGGCATGGATCTGGTGCTGTCCGGCTCCATGGGCAACACCTCGGTGGCGCTGATCAAGAACAAGGCCCTCAAGCCGGGCACCGTGCTGCTGGAACTGATCTACGTCAGCGAAGTGGTCGCGCCGCGCTCCCTGCAACTGGGTCGCTACCTGCCGCCTGCTGCACTGCGTTGCCTGCTGGATGCAAACGGCAACGATCTGGCCAGCCGCGTTTCGTTCAGCACCCTGAACGATCAACTGGAAAGCGTGCCACGCGCCAGCGCCAACAAGTTCATCCAGGCACAACGCGACGTGCTGACGCCCAGGATCAACGCCGGTGAGGAACGAATTGCCCCGAAACACGCCGAGCGCGTGGCCGAGGCACAGCGTCGTCTGGCAGCCGATACTGAAGAGGAACTGGCACGCCTGACAGCCCTGCAAGCCGTCAACCCGACCGTTCGCGACAGCGAGCTGGTCGCCCTGCGCAACCAACGCGAACAAGGCCTGGCCATGCTTGAAAAAGCAGCGCTGCGCCTGGAAGCGATTCGGGTGCTGGTAGCTGGCTGA
- a CDS encoding spinster family MFS transporter, giving the protein MNNPPTDSSVQASNAWRVLFLLFLANLFNFFDRAIPAIITEPIRKEWHLSDFQLGLLGTAFTLVYAIAGLPLGRMADTGSRKKLMGWGLAVWSGLTAVNGMANSFWTFLLVRMGVGIGEASYAPAANSLIGDLFPAHRRSRAIGIFMLGLPLGLLLAFFTIGAMVKAFDSWRAPFFIAAVPGLILAVFIFFIREPKRGAAESVQMSEEKIEKPVRRVLSIPTFCWLVLAGLTFNFATYACNSFMVPMLQRYFQVSLQEAAVATGIIVGVTGLIGLTLGGLIADKLHQRSPNGRLLFAVFSMLVATLATGYALHAGRVEIGVFVAVFSVGWLFAYNFYTCVYTAIQDVVEPRLRATAMALFFAGLYLLGGGLGPVVVGWLSDHYAHEAMTLAGAVQMDESFKATGLHDAMYLIPVTLGMTLVFLLLASRCFTRDAKRMTDRMLNPG; this is encoded by the coding sequence ATGAACAACCCCCCGACCGACAGCTCCGTCCAGGCTTCCAATGCCTGGCGCGTTTTGTTTCTGCTGTTTCTGGCCAACCTGTTCAACTTCTTTGATCGAGCGATTCCGGCGATCATCACCGAGCCCATTCGCAAGGAATGGCACCTGAGCGACTTCCAGCTCGGGCTTCTGGGCACGGCGTTTACCCTTGTCTATGCGATTGCAGGCTTGCCTCTCGGGCGTATGGCCGATACGGGCTCACGCAAGAAACTGATGGGCTGGGGGCTTGCCGTCTGGAGCGGGCTGACGGCGGTCAACGGCATGGCCAACAGCTTCTGGACATTCCTGCTGGTGCGCATGGGGGTCGGGATCGGTGAGGCCAGTTATGCGCCAGCGGCCAACTCATTGATCGGTGATCTGTTCCCGGCCCATCGTCGCTCGCGAGCCATCGGCATTTTCATGCTGGGCCTGCCGCTGGGACTTCTGCTGGCGTTTTTCACCATCGGTGCGATGGTCAAGGCGTTCGACAGCTGGCGTGCCCCGTTCTTTATCGCGGCGGTTCCCGGCCTGATTCTGGCGGTGTTCATCTTCTTTATCCGTGAACCCAAGCGTGGCGCTGCCGAAAGTGTGCAGATGTCCGAAGAGAAGATCGAAAAGCCGGTTCGTCGGGTTCTGTCGATCCCGACCTTTTGCTGGCTGGTGCTGGCGGGGCTGACCTTCAATTTCGCGACCTATGCCTGCAACTCGTTCATGGTGCCGATGCTGCAACGCTACTTTCAGGTGTCTCTGCAGGAAGCGGCGGTGGCGACCGGGATCATTGTCGGCGTCACCGGGTTGATCGGCCTGACCCTGGGCGGCCTGATCGCGGACAAACTGCACCAGCGCTCGCCCAACGGACGACTGTTGTTTGCGGTGTTCAGCATGCTGGTCGCCACCCTGGCGACGGGGTATGCCTTGCACGCGGGAAGGGTCGAAATCGGGGTGTTTGTGGCGGTATTCAGCGTCGGCTGGCTGTTCGCCTATAACTTCTATACCTGCGTCTACACCGCCATTCAGGACGTGGTGGAGCCGCGTCTGCGAGCGACGGCCATGGCGTTGTTCTTTGCCGGGTTGTATCTGCTGGGCGGCGGGCTTGGGCCGGTGGTGGTTGGCTGGTTATCCGATCACTATGCCCATGAAGCGATGACGCTGGCGGGGGCGGTGCAGATGGATGAAAGCTTCAAGGCCACCGGATTGCACGATGCGATGTACCTGATCCCGGTGACCCTGGGCATGACCCTGGTGTTTCTGCTGCTGGCCTCGCGTTGTTTCACGAGAGATGCCAAGCGGATGACCGACAGGATGCTGAATCCTGGGTAA
- a CDS encoding putative bifunctional diguanylate cyclase/phosphodiesterase — translation MEWLGLNMFVGFPANGQLLINCSHNLFLVALAYGVACAACFATLDITDRIIQVEASKSRRVWKALAALCLAGGIWAMHFISMLAFQAPLKISYDLPITISSLLIVLAGGLLAVKALSMETLTIKRCLITSVIMGLTISIMHYVGMAAMRSDAIQYYEPNMFALSILVAILASVALLTLSRHLRHHSGMFHQMFKYGLSLLLGAGLLTMHLMGMEALQLLLPLEAQLQIPNTENSQQLGLTIAIITLLIIAGSISAAMADKKLQSKEHDLQRVNALLSQLDQARVSLQQVAHYDPLTNLINRRGFNQIFGEKLLEHSVSNGMLAVMFLDIDHFKRINDSLGHDAGDELLKVIAERIRSATRIQDVVARFGGDEFCILLSIPDYEEARHLAYRVMQKMKETIALAGRRMVMTTSIGIAVFPRDGATCDELLKHADLALYQSKGNGRNRVNFFSPALKTKASLELHLEEELRNALREETGLQVYYQPIVDLRTGHVAKLEALVRWHHPQHGLLIPDRFIGIAEANGLIAELDNWVLRRACKDLGALRLDGFDKMIIAVNCSALNLARDELVHEVEQALSEANVAPGRLELEVTENALMGNISNTIVMLKQIRSLGVSLSIDDFGTGYSSLAYLKRLPLDTLKIDRSFIIDIPKSPQDMEIVQAIIVMAHTLRLKVVTEGVETPAQLEFLSQYGCDYVQGYLFSKPQPLERLLPLVKQMNQREPASLLPNSAMLEGKDLDADTPRSLDLFSELPGIENQAIRSANRTKRSRWSD, via the coding sequence ATGGAATGGCTCGGTTTGAATATGTTTGTCGGTTTTCCGGCTAACGGGCAATTACTGATCAACTGCAGTCATAACTTGTTTCTGGTAGCGCTGGCCTACGGGGTCGCTTGCGCAGCCTGTTTTGCAACGCTGGACATCACGGATCGGATCATTCAGGTCGAGGCGAGCAAGAGCCGCCGCGTCTGGAAGGCCCTGGCCGCGCTATGTCTGGCGGGCGGCATCTGGGCCATGCATTTCATCAGCATGCTGGCTTTTCAGGCACCACTGAAAATCAGTTATGACCTGCCCATCACCATCTCGTCCCTGCTGATCGTGCTGGCCGGCGGGCTGCTCGCCGTCAAGGCGCTGAGCATGGAAACCCTGACCATCAAGCGTTGCCTGATCACATCTGTGATCATGGGGCTGACCATCAGCATCATGCATTACGTCGGCATGGCAGCCATGCGCTCAGATGCCATCCAGTATTACGAGCCGAACATGTTTGCCCTGTCGATTCTGGTTGCCATTCTGGCCAGCGTGGCACTGCTGACCCTTTCCAGGCATTTGCGTCATCACAGCGGGATGTTTCACCAGATGTTCAAGTACGGCCTCAGCCTGCTGCTGGGCGCAGGCCTGCTGACCATGCACCTGATGGGAATGGAGGCCTTGCAACTGCTTCTGCCTCTGGAAGCGCAACTACAGATCCCCAACACCGAAAACAGCCAGCAACTGGGGCTGACCATCGCGATCATCACCCTGCTGATCATTGCCGGAAGCATCAGCGCGGCGATGGCCGACAAGAAGCTGCAAAGCAAGGAACACGACCTGCAACGAGTCAACGCCCTGCTCAGCCAACTGGATCAGGCCCGGGTGTCCCTGCAGCAGGTTGCGCACTACGACCCGCTGACCAACCTGATCAACCGACGCGGTTTCAACCAGATATTCGGAGAGAAGCTGCTGGAGCACAGCGTCAGCAACGGCATGCTGGCGGTGATGTTTCTGGATATCGACCACTTCAAGCGCATCAACGACAGCCTGGGCCACGACGCCGGGGATGAACTGCTCAAGGTGATTGCCGAACGAATCCGCAGCGCAACGCGGATTCAGGATGTGGTGGCCCGCTTCGGTGGCGACGAGTTCTGCATCCTGCTCAGCATTCCCGACTACGAAGAGGCGCGGCATCTGGCCTATCGGGTCATGCAGAAGATGAAGGAAACCATCGCCCTGGCAGGCCGGCGCATGGTGATGACCACCAGTATCGGCATCGCGGTCTTTCCCCGTGACGGTGCAACCTGCGACGAACTGCTCAAGCACGCGGATCTGGCGCTGTACCAATCCAAGGGCAACGGCCGTAATCGGGTCAATTTCTTCAGCCCGGCCCTCAAGACCAAGGCCAGCCTGGAGCTGCATCTGGAAGAAGAGCTGCGCAACGCCCTGCGCGAAGAAACGGGTCTGCAGGTCTACTACCAACCCATCGTCGACCTGCGGACCGGTCATGTCGCCAAGTTAGAGGCACTGGTGCGCTGGCATCACCCACAGCATGGCCTGCTGATACCGGATCGTTTCATCGGCATCGCCGAAGCCAACGGGCTGATCGCCGAACTGGACAACTGGGTATTACGCCGCGCCTGCAAGGACCTGGGCGCCCTGCGCCTGGACGGGTTCGACAAGATGATCATTGCGGTGAACTGCTCGGCGCTCAATCTGGCCAGGGATGAACTGGTCCATGAAGTCGAACAGGCGTTAAGCGAGGCCAATGTAGCCCCGGGGCGCCTGGAACTGGAGGTGACCGAGAACGCCCTGATGGGCAATATCAGCAACACCATCGTGATGCTCAAGCAAATTCGCAGCCTGGGTGTTTCGCTCTCCATCGACGACTTCGGGACCGGCTATTCATCACTTGCCTATCTCAAGCGCCTGCCGCTGGACACCCTGAAGATCGACCGCTCCTTCATCATCGACATTCCCAAGTCGCCACAGGACATGGAGATTGTTCAGGCGATTATCGTCATGGCTCACACCTTGCGCCTGAAGGTCGTGACAGAAGGCGTGGAAACCCCGGCGCAACTGGAGTTTCTCAGTCAGTACGGCTGCGATTATGTGCAAGGCTATCTGTTCAGCAAACCACAACCTCTGGAACGCCTGCTGCCACTGGTCAAACAGATGAACCAGCGCGAGCCGGCCAGCCTGTTGCCAAACTCCGCGATGCTTGAAGGCAAGGATCTGGACGCCGACACCCCACGTTCACTCGATCTTTTCAGTGAACTGCCGGGCATTGAAAACCAGGCCATTCGCAGTGCCAACCGCACCAAACGCTCAAGGTGGTCGGATTGA
- a CDS encoding DUF2288 domain-containing protein, with amino-acid sequence MTQEPSTLYAKLLGETASITWKELQPFFAKGALLWVEEPLDLIEVAQAMAENDASKVSAWLASGQVGKVSESKAMELVESDPLLWAVVVSPWVLIQNRARD; translated from the coding sequence ATGACGCAAGAACCTAGCACCCTCTATGCCAAACTGCTTGGCGAAACCGCTTCGATTACTTGGAAAGAATTGCAACCATTCTTTGCCAAGGGTGCCCTGTTGTGGGTCGAGGAACCGCTGGATCTGATCGAAGTTGCCCAAGCCATGGCTGAAAATGATGCCAGCAAGGTTTCCGCCTGGCTGGCCAGCGGACAGGTCGGCAAGGTGTCTGAGTCAAAGGCGATGGAGCTTGTTGAAAGCGATCCGTTGCTGTGGGCGGTGGTGGTCTCGCCCTGGGTCCTGATCCAGAACAGGGCGCGGGACTGA
- a CDS encoding branched-chain amino acid ABC transporter substrate-binding protein — MTKGTKKLSKLFAALVMAGVASHSFAADTIKIGIAGPKTGAVAQYGDMQFSGAKMAIEQINAKGGVDGKKLEAVEYDDACDPKQAVAVANKIVNDGVKFVIGHLCSSSAQPASDVYEDEGIIMVTPAATSPDITSRGYKLVFRTIGLDSAQGPAAGDYIAKQVKPKVVAVIHDKQQYGEGIATAVKQTLEKDGVKVALFEGINAGDKDFSSLIAKMKQANVDFVYYGGYHPELGLILRQSQEKGLKAGFMGPEGVGNASISQIAQDASEGLLVTLPASFDQDPANQALVEAFKAKKEDPSGPFVFPSYSAVTVIADAIKIAKSEDTDKVAAALRANTFKTPTGDLAFDAKGDLKDFKFVVYTWHKDGTKTEAPVK, encoded by the coding sequence ATGACTAAGGGTACCAAGAAGCTTTCGAAGCTGTTTGCCGCATTGGTTATGGCGGGAGTTGCCAGCCATTCGTTCGCAGCAGATACCATCAAGATCGGCATCGCGGGTCCAAAGACCGGCGCAGTCGCCCAGTACGGCGACATGCAGTTCAGCGGTGCGAAGATGGCCATCGAACAGATCAACGCCAAGGGCGGCGTTGATGGCAAGAAGCTCGAAGCTGTCGAATACGACGACGCCTGCGACCCGAAACAAGCCGTGGCCGTGGCCAACAAGATCGTCAACGACGGCGTGAAGTTCGTCATCGGCCACCTGTGCTCCAGCTCGGCTCAACCGGCTTCGGACGTCTACGAAGACGAAGGCATCATCATGGTGACCCCGGCAGCTACCAGCCCGGACATCACTTCCCGTGGCTACAAGCTGGTGTTCCGCACCATCGGCCTGGACAGCGCTCAAGGCCCGGCCGCAGGCGACTACATTGCCAAGCAGGTCAAGCCGAAAGTCGTTGCCGTCATCCACGACAAGCAGCAGTACGGTGAAGGCATCGCCACTGCCGTCAAGCAGACCCTGGAAAAGGACGGCGTCAAAGTTGCCCTGTTCGAAGGTATCAATGCTGGCGACAAGGACTTCTCTTCGCTGATCGCCAAGATGAAGCAAGCCAACGTCGACTTCGTCTACTACGGCGGCTACCACCCTGAACTGGGCCTGATCCTGCGTCAGTCCCAGGAAAAAGGCCTGAAAGCCGGCTTCATGGGTCCGGAAGGCGTGGGTAACGCGTCGATCTCGCAGATTGCCCAGGATGCGTCCGAAGGCCTGCTGGTCACCCTGCCAGCCTCCTTCGATCAGGATCCGGCCAACCAGGCGCTGGTTGAAGCCTTCAAGGCCAAGAAAGAGGACCCAAGCGGCCCGTTCGTGTTCCCGTCCTACTCGGCCGTGACCGTGATTGCCGACGCAATCAAGATCGCCAAGAGCGAAGACACCGACAAGGTCGCTGCTGCCCTGCGTGCCAACACCTTCAAGACTCCGACCGGCGACCTGGCATTCGATGCCAAGGGCGACCTGAAAGACTTCAAGTTCGTGGTTTACACCTGGCACAAAGACGGCACCAAGACCGAGGCGCCCGTGAAGTAA
- the livH gene encoding high-affinity branched-chain amino acid ABC transporter permease LivH has translation MPEIDIYHFFQQLVNGMTIGSTYALIAIGYTMVYGIIGMINFAHGEVYMIGSYVAFIAIAGLTMMGLGSLPLLITAAFAASIVVTSAYGYAIERVAYRPLRGSNRLIPLISAIGMSLFLQNTVLLSQDSKDKSIPNLIPGNFVFGSASTHEVVISYMQVLIFIVTVVAMLGLTWFISRSRLGRACRACAEDIKMANLLGINTNNIIALTFVIGAALAAIAAVLLSMQYGVINPNAGFLVGIKAFTAAVLGGIGSIPGAMLGGLVLGIAEAFGADVFGDQYKDVVAFSLLVLVLLFRPTGLLGRPEVEKV, from the coding sequence ATGCCCGAGATAGACATCTATCACTTTTTCCAACAGCTGGTTAATGGCATGACCATTGGCAGCACTTATGCCTTGATTGCCATCGGTTACACCATGGTCTACGGCATCATCGGCATGATCAACTTTGCCCATGGCGAGGTATACATGATCGGTTCCTACGTGGCGTTCATCGCCATCGCGGGCCTGACGATGATGGGCCTTGGCAGCTTGCCACTGCTGATTACCGCAGCCTTCGCCGCGAGTATCGTCGTGACCAGTGCCTATGGTTATGCGATCGAACGTGTGGCCTACCGGCCATTGCGCGGCAGCAACCGACTGATCCCGCTTATTTCTGCCATCGGCATGTCTCTATTCCTGCAGAACACCGTGCTGCTTTCCCAGGATTCCAAAGATAAGTCGATCCCCAACCTGATTCCCGGCAACTTCGTGTTCGGCTCTGCCAGCACCCATGAAGTCGTGATCTCGTACATGCAGGTGCTGATCTTCATCGTGACCGTGGTCGCGATGCTCGGCCTGACCTGGTTCATCTCCCGCTCTCGCCTGGGCCGTGCGTGCCGCGCCTGTGCCGAAGACATCAAGATGGCCAACCTGCTGGGTATCAACACCAACAACATCATTGCCCTGACCTTCGTCATTGGTGCAGCCCTGGCCGCCATTGCTGCCGTGCTGCTGAGCATGCAATACGGCGTGATCAACCCCAACGCGGGCTTCCTGGTCGGTATCAAGGCGTTCACCGCTGCGGTGCTTGGCGGTATCGGCAGTATCCCCGGCGCCATGCTGGGTGGTCTGGTACTGGGTATAGCCGAGGCATTCGGTGCCGACGTATTCGGCGACCAGTACAAGGATGTCGTTGCGTTCAGTCTTCTCGTATTGGTGCTGTTGTTCCGGCCGACCGGCCTGCTTGGCCGTCCGGAGGTTGAAAAAGTATGA